The Phycisphaerales bacterium AB-hyl4 genome contains a region encoding:
- a CDS encoding MMPL family transporter has protein sequence MHDQLRHRLLGWWAGIISHWPGWILAIALLLALAAVAVTVSQLSFQSNRNDLISEDIDWNQRFIHWRSLFPGKDDIIIIVETHDPATGAADDETAARARALVNELAERLEASDAVVEVVWGFDQSAVHPRSVRLLSMDAFEAQLAEVGAAGPLLESATPQALIRQGLAQADGDETDEDPAQAQAGLEAFTQLIRGFTHRMQTQTDETVDLMQFAAPGMSPAEWEYLATPNQRFLIMQVVPREDPGALSPIGRSIGEVRRLLREVGRDYPDVAFGTTGVAVVETDETAAATADSTKASILAVVLITLLLVAAFHSLRMPLLLMIALMIGIAWSFGFLTLAVGHLQVISVIFAVILLGLGVAFGIHLITGFELHRHRHPDSEEGFRATMRETFESVGPGIVTGAFTTAAAFSTTLLTDFRGVAEMGLIAAGGILLCLLAMVSVFPALLRLYKRKHKHFVRLESRTFHVFEERWVSPFTRRPKLTLAIAGVITGLSLVAVSQLRFDYNLVELMPHNIESVEWQRRIADDGEQSIWSAVSVANSLEEARMLTRQYQAMGSVDGVGGIGMLFPRDEDEKLSLIRDVQAQVGAAAEQALAERVPETPTDEPSLVEQLRSLQLSLPFVQAQLPPALRPTLRDTSAAINEFVTTAQALPADERERRLNALQRDYDRWREQTAQLVSATLDDGPMQLTDLPAEAIGAYVAERDGQQWFVLEVYPRLPEDVTDPLNPRVLGPFVTEVQAVDPEATGAMVQLYLSGDLIWRSYLLAGGLALSAVLVLVWVDFRSIRDAALTLVPVAAGFAVTFAIMWLVGLNINPANIMVLPLMFGIGVDAGVHMLHRYRQDPTRRPLGLAGGTGKGITLTSFTTMIGFGSLMLAQHRGIAGIGFVLSVGIGMTLLACWTIVPAWLELRTRAEQSKSKGKQPHAQPG, from the coding sequence ATGCATGATCAACTGCGTCACCGATTGCTCGGCTGGTGGGCTGGCATCATCAGCCATTGGCCAGGGTGGATTCTGGCCATCGCCCTGCTGCTCGCGCTTGCCGCGGTGGCGGTGACGGTGTCGCAGCTCAGCTTTCAATCCAACCGCAACGACCTGATCTCCGAAGACATCGACTGGAACCAGCGATTCATTCACTGGCGATCGCTGTTCCCCGGCAAGGACGACATCATCATCATCGTCGAGACGCACGACCCGGCCACCGGCGCGGCCGACGACGAAACCGCGGCGCGGGCACGGGCGCTCGTCAACGAGCTGGCTGAACGACTGGAGGCCAGCGACGCGGTGGTCGAAGTGGTGTGGGGGTTCGACCAGTCCGCAGTGCATCCGCGCAGCGTTCGGCTGCTGTCGATGGACGCGTTTGAAGCGCAATTGGCAGAGGTCGGCGCTGCCGGCCCGCTGCTGGAAAGCGCGACGCCGCAGGCGTTGATTCGGCAGGGGCTCGCCCAGGCGGACGGTGACGAGACGGACGAAGACCCGGCCCAGGCTCAGGCCGGGCTCGAAGCGTTTACGCAGCTCATCCGCGGGTTCACGCATCGGATGCAGACGCAGACGGACGAAACCGTCGACCTGATGCAGTTCGCTGCGCCGGGCATGAGCCCGGCGGAGTGGGAGTACCTGGCGACACCGAACCAACGGTTTTTAATCATGCAGGTCGTGCCGCGGGAGGACCCCGGCGCGCTCAGTCCCATCGGCCGATCGATCGGCGAGGTGCGTCGGCTGCTGCGCGAAGTCGGCCGCGACTACCCGGACGTGGCCTTCGGCACGACAGGCGTCGCCGTGGTGGAGACGGACGAGACCGCGGCCGCGACGGCCGACTCGACCAAGGCGTCGATCCTGGCCGTGGTGTTGATCACGCTGCTGCTGGTGGCGGCGTTTCACAGCCTGCGCATGCCGCTGTTGCTGATGATTGCCCTGATGATCGGCATTGCCTGGAGCTTCGGCTTTCTCACGCTCGCGGTTGGGCATTTGCAGGTGATCAGCGTGATTTTCGCGGTGATTCTGCTCGGGCTCGGCGTGGCGTTCGGCATTCACCTGATCACCGGCTTTGAGTTGCATCGACATCGCCACCCCGATTCCGAGGAAGGCTTCCGCGCGACGATGCGCGAAACGTTTGAAAGCGTGGGCCCGGGCATCGTCACCGGCGCGTTCACCACCGCGGCGGCGTTCTCCACCACGTTGCTGACCGACTTCCGCGGCGTGGCGGAGATGGGCCTGATCGCCGCTGGCGGCATCCTGCTTTGCCTGCTGGCGATGGTGAGCGTCTTTCCCGCGCTGCTGCGGCTGTACAAGCGGAAGCACAAGCATTTCGTGCGTTTGGAGTCGCGTACGTTTCACGTGTTTGAAGAGCGGTGGGTTTCGCCGTTCACACGTCGGCCGAAGCTGACGCTGGCCATCGCGGGCGTCATCACGGGGCTGTCGCTGGTGGCGGTGTCGCAGCTTCGCTTCGACTACAACCTCGTCGAACTGATGCCGCACAACATCGAAAGCGTCGAATGGCAGCGGCGGATCGCAGACGATGGCGAGCAGTCGATCTGGTCGGCAGTAAGCGTGGCGAACAGCCTCGAAGAAGCCCGCATGCTGACCCGGCAGTACCAGGCGATGGGGTCGGTCGATGGCGTGGGCGGCATCGGCATGCTGTTCCCGCGCGATGAAGATGAAAAGCTTTCGCTCATCCGCGACGTGCAAGCGCAGGTGGGCGCCGCGGCCGAGCAAGCCCTGGCCGAGCGCGTGCCCGAGACGCCGACCGACGAGCCTAGCCTGGTGGAGCAACTGCGCAGTTTGCAGTTGTCGCTGCCGTTCGTGCAGGCGCAGTTGCCGCCCGCGCTTCGGCCGACGCTACGCGACACTTCCGCGGCGATCAATGAATTTGTCACGACAGCTCAAGCGTTGCCCGCCGACGAACGCGAACGTCGGCTAAACGCATTGCAACGTGATTACGATCGCTGGCGCGAGCAGACCGCTCAACTCGTCTCGGCCACGCTTGATGACGGGCCGATGCAGCTGACCGACCTGCCCGCCGAGGCGATTGGGGCTTATGTCGCCGAGCGCGATGGTCAGCAATGGTTCGTGTTGGAGGTGTATCCGCGTTTGCCGGAGGACGTGACCGACCCGCTGAACCCGCGTGTGCTCGGGCCGTTCGTGACCGAAGTGCAGGCGGTCGACCCGGAAGCGACCGGGGCCATGGTGCAGCTTTACCTCTCGGGCGATCTGATCTGGCGTTCGTATCTGCTCGCGGGCGGGCTTGCTCTCTCGGCGGTGCTGGTGCTGGTGTGGGTCGACTTCCGCTCGATTCGCGACGCAGCGCTGACGCTCGTTCCGGTCGCGGCCGGCTTTGCGGTGACGTTCGCGATCATGTGGCTGGTCGGGCTGAACATCAACCCGGCGAACATCATGGTGCTGCCGCTGATGTTCGGCATCGGCGTCGACGCGGGCGTGCACATGCTCCACCGCTATCGGCAAGACCCCACGCGACGCCCCCTCGGGCTCGCCGGCGGCACGGGCAAGGGCATCACACTCACCAGCTTCACGACCATGATCGGCTTCGGCTCGCTGATGCTCGCCCAGCATCGCGGCATCGCCGGCATCGGCTTCGTCCTCAGCGTCGGCATTGGCATGACGCTGCTCGCCTGCTGGACCATCGTGCCCGCATGGCTTGAACTGCGGACGCGAGCCGAGCAATCAAAATCAAAAGGCAAGCAACCGCATGCTCAACCGGGATAA
- a CDS encoding lactonase family protein, which yields MSMLLMMLGMLAVCLGMARFADGADGEADRWRVYLGTASQEGSKGVYLAELDLKAGRLSEPCLAVEAEGPTFQAMHPNGRWMYSVGAMSQADGGKVGVVYAFAVDRATGGLTLINHQPSGGDGPCYVTVDPAGRGVLVANYSSGSVAVLPIQADGQLGEASCVVAHTGSSANPRRQKGPHAHAIQVHPAGRFALAADLGADRLFVYRYNSEAGQLELLEEGSLTAAAGAGPRHFAFHPTLDVVYLINELDSTVLALAFDVEAGRLTQLQSETTLPSGFEGENYPSEVAVHPSGRFLYGANRGHDSLATFRIDASTGRLESAGHVSIEGTFPRHFAIDPTGRYLIAAHQKSNDLTVFELDATTGEPTFTGQRVSLGTPMSVLYQPMP from the coding sequence ATGTCGATGCTGCTGATGATGCTGGGGATGTTGGCTGTTTGTCTGGGGATGGCCCGGTTCGCGGACGGTGCGGACGGTGAGGCCGACCGTTGGCGTGTCTATCTTGGCACGGCGAGCCAGGAGGGAAGCAAGGGCGTCTACCTGGCAGAGCTTGATCTCAAGGCAGGCCGATTGAGCGAGCCTTGCCTGGCGGTGGAGGCGGAGGGGCCGACGTTTCAGGCGATGCACCCCAACGGGCGGTGGATGTACAGCGTGGGGGCGATGTCGCAGGCGGACGGGGGCAAGGTCGGGGTGGTCTATGCCTTTGCAGTGGATCGCGCGACGGGCGGGCTGACATTAATCAACCATCAGCCGTCCGGCGGCGATGGCCCCTGCTATGTGACGGTGGACCCGGCGGGGCGGGGCGTGCTGGTGGCGAACTACAGCTCCGGTTCAGTGGCGGTGTTGCCGATTCAGGCGGACGGCCAACTCGGCGAGGCGTCGTGCGTGGTGGCCCACACGGGCTCGAGCGCGAACCCCCGGCGACAGAAAGGCCCGCACGCGCATGCGATCCAGGTGCACCCCGCCGGCCGATTTGCGCTGGCGGCGGATCTTGGAGCCGACCGGCTGTTCGTCTATCGCTACAACAGCGAAGCGGGGCAACTGGAGCTGCTGGAGGAAGGCTCGCTGACGGCGGCGGCCGGGGCGGGGCCGCGCCATTTCGCGTTTCACCCGACGCTGGATGTGGTTTACCTGATCAACGAGCTGGACTCGACCGTGCTGGCGCTGGCGTTTGATGTCGAGGCGGGTCGGCTGACGCAGTTGCAGTCTGAAACAACGCTGCCGAGCGGGTTCGAGGGTGAAAACTATCCGTCTGAGGTGGCGGTGCATCCGTCGGGGCGTTTTCTTTATGGCGCGAACCGCGGGCACGACAGCCTGGCGACGTTTCGAATTGATGCGTCGACGGGTCGGCTGGAGTCGGCGGGGCATGTGTCGATTGAAGGGACGTTTCCGCGCCACTTCGCGATTGATCCGACGGGGCGGTATCTGATTGCGGCGCATCAGAAGTCGAACGATCTGACGGTATTTGAGCTTGACGCGACGACGGGCGAGCCGACGTTTACGGGGCAGCGTGTGTCATTGGGCACGCCGATGTCGGTGCTGTATCAGCCGATGCCGTGA
- a CDS encoding efflux RND transporter periplasmic adaptor subunit, which produces MIGIIVAVVAAAVWAMMPRPVPVDLEPVVRGSLRVTVDEDGRTRVRDRYVVSSPLAGRLRRIMLDPGDAVRANETVLAIVDPPSPALLDARMRREAQARLEAAEAGASQAQAQVEQTQGMVQLARNERRRLEQLVETAAAPRRELEDAQLIEQTRERELEAARWGQRVAEHQRELAEAALLQVEAGDDADVAREPMAIDSPVNGRVLRVLQRDAAVVSPGTALLEVGDVGQLEVVVDVLSADAVRIRPGMAVLFERWGGDEAVTGVVRLVEPSAFTDVSALGVEEQRVNVIVDLEAVDPASQLGDGYRMHARIVLWQAADVLTVPTSALFRDGQQWAVFVMEAERATLRHVELGRQTGLTAEVRAGLAEDELVIAYPSDRITDGTRVEPR; this is translated from the coding sequence ATGATCGGGATCATTGTGGCGGTGGTGGCCGCGGCGGTGTGGGCGATGATGCCGCGGCCCGTGCCGGTGGATCTTGAGCCGGTGGTGCGTGGTTCGCTTCGTGTGACGGTGGATGAAGATGGTCGGACGCGCGTGCGCGATCGGTACGTGGTCTCATCGCCGTTGGCCGGTCGGCTAAGGCGGATCATGCTCGACCCGGGCGATGCGGTGCGGGCGAATGAAACAGTGTTGGCGATCGTCGACCCGCCTTCGCCGGCGCTGCTTGATGCGCGTATGCGTCGCGAGGCGCAGGCTCGGCTGGAGGCGGCCGAGGCCGGGGCGTCGCAGGCCCAGGCGCAGGTCGAGCAGACGCAGGGCATGGTGCAACTGGCGCGCAATGAACGACGTCGGCTGGAGCAGTTGGTGGAGACGGCGGCGGCGCCTCGCCGTGAGTTGGAAGATGCACAGCTCATCGAGCAGACGCGCGAGCGCGAGCTGGAGGCGGCGAGATGGGGGCAGCGCGTGGCGGAGCATCAGCGTGAGCTTGCGGAGGCGGCGCTGTTGCAGGTGGAGGCGGGGGATGATGCGGACGTGGCGCGCGAGCCGATGGCGATTGACTCGCCGGTGAACGGGCGGGTGTTGCGTGTGTTGCAGCGCGATGCGGCGGTGGTCTCGCCGGGCACGGCGTTGCTGGAAGTCGGCGATGTCGGGCAACTGGAAGTTGTGGTCGATGTGCTCTCGGCGGACGCGGTGCGGATTCGGCCGGGCATGGCGGTGCTGTTTGAGCGATGGGGCGGAGACGAGGCGGTGACGGGCGTGGTACGGCTGGTCGAACCTTCGGCGTTTACCGATGTCTCAGCGCTGGGCGTGGAAGAGCAGCGGGTGAACGTGATCGTCGACCTTGAAGCGGTGGACCCGGCCAGCCAGCTCGGCGACGGCTATCGCATGCACGCCCGCATCGTGTTGTGGCAAGCGGCGGATGTATTGACCGTGCCAACGAGCGCGCTGTTTCGCGATGGGCAACAGTGGGCCGTGTTCGTCATGGAAGCGGAGCGGGCTACGTTGCGCCACGTCGAGCTCGGGCGACAGACGGGCTTGACAGCGGAGGTGCGAGCGGGGCTGGCGGAAGATGAGCTGGTGATCGCATATCCGAGTGACCGCATCACGGACGGCACGCGCGTTGAGCCGCGTTGA
- the ruvA gene encoding Holliday junction branch migration protein RuvA, whose product MARMIARIEGILESIDEDRAQVAMPAGFTLDVLLPAFAAVRLAPSSGSPITLHTVLFIEAQAQGTTMLPRLVGFLTPEDRAFYQLFITTKGIGQRKALRAMTLPVGQIAAAIADRDTALLQSLPEIGKRTAETIAVSLSGKVDRFIQPTATGDGGPTAAVGLPRGSSIAREALEVLLQLGENRAEAVAWIDQVLGRDDAPTEADQLIAEVYRLKAGT is encoded by the coding sequence ATGGCCCGCATGATCGCACGCATCGAAGGCATCCTCGAATCCATCGACGAAGATCGCGCCCAGGTCGCCATGCCGGCCGGCTTCACGCTCGACGTGCTGCTGCCGGCCTTCGCCGCCGTCCGCCTCGCGCCTTCGTCCGGCTCGCCGATCACGCTCCACACCGTGCTGTTCATCGAGGCCCAGGCCCAGGGCACGACCATGCTCCCGCGACTCGTCGGCTTCCTCACCCCGGAAGACCGCGCGTTCTACCAACTGTTCATCACCACCAAAGGCATCGGCCAACGCAAGGCCCTCCGCGCCATGACCCTGCCCGTCGGCCAGATCGCCGCCGCCATCGCCGACCGCGACACCGCCCTGCTCCAGAGCCTGCCCGAAATCGGCAAGCGCACCGCCGAGACCATCGCCGTCTCCCTCAGCGGCAAGGTCGACCGGTTCATCCAGCCCACCGCCACCGGCGACGGCGGCCCCACTGCCGCGGTCGGCCTGCCGCGTGGTTCGAGCATCGCCCGCGAAGCGCTGGAAGTGCTCCTGCAACTGGGCGAAAACCGCGCCGAAGCCGTCGCCTGGATCGACCAGGTGCTCGGCCGCGACGACGCCCCCACCGAGGCCGACCAGCTCATCGCCGAGGTTTACCGCCTCAAAGCCGGTACGTGA
- a CDS encoding NAD-dependent epimerase/dehydratase family protein: MNVLIVGGAGHVGSIIRPALEQTYNCRYLDLKPVPGAEDRTFVGDVNDTELVDQAVQDQNALLYLAMGKSEPSTKHPGNTKASFDVNVCGFYQVLRQALKAGVRQVCMASSLSVYKSLINQDFAVDEQIPADHWGPYGFSKRVAEFICQAAVQEYPDASILALRLIHPQNEEGWAEFLNGDAKPRFRIRTGPEDTRRLFLKALEFNEPGCHILQATGDMTGERLPNHLVREILGWEPQHQ; this comes from the coding sequence ATGAATGTTTTGATTGTGGGCGGGGCAGGCCACGTTGGTTCGATCATTCGGCCGGCCCTTGAACAAACGTACAATTGCCGCTATCTCGACCTGAAACCTGTCCCCGGCGCGGAAGACCGCACCTTCGTCGGCGACGTCAATGATACTGAACTCGTCGACCAGGCCGTGCAGGACCAGAACGCCCTGCTCTACCTGGCGATGGGCAAATCCGAACCCAGCACGAAGCATCCCGGCAACACCAAAGCATCATTTGATGTCAACGTCTGTGGCTTCTACCAGGTGCTCAGGCAGGCACTGAAAGCCGGCGTACGGCAGGTCTGTATGGCCAGTTCGCTCAGCGTCTACAAATCGCTCATCAACCAAGACTTTGCCGTTGATGAGCAAATCCCCGCCGACCACTGGGGGCCGTACGGCTTCAGCAAACGCGTCGCCGAGTTCATCTGCCAAGCCGCCGTCCAGGAATATCCCGACGCCTCCATCCTCGCCCTGCGACTGATCCACCCGCAAAACGAAGAAGGCTGGGCCGAGTTCCTCAACGGCGACGCCAAACCACGATTCCGCATTCGCACCGGACCGGAAGACACACGCAGACTCTTCCTCAAAGCCCTCGAATTCAACGAGCCCGGCTGCCACATCCTCCAGGCCACCGGCGACATGACCGGCGAGCGATTGCCAAACCACCTCGTCCGCGAAATCCTCGGCTGGGAACCCCAACACCAATAA